In one window of Ovis aries strain OAR_USU_Benz2616 breed Rambouillet chromosome 5, ARS-UI_Ramb_v3.0, whole genome shotgun sequence DNA:
- the TMCO6 gene encoding transmembrane and coiled-coil domain-containing protein 6 isoform X4, translated as MWRGRRGLLRPSGCGVEELRCRRREREAALRKARREQQLVSKRLLRDEATEEAEGGRVVVILGEAQIQEFLRLAQRGIEEKERERALVSLRRGLQHPETQQTFIRLEGSIRTLVGLLTSNKALLQLEAARCLHELSHSEQSAVAEACLPATSYLLTYLSGHSSDFIELCLYTLGNLIVESEAVRRQLLPQGIVPALAACIQSPHLTVLEALGYALSQLLQAKEAPEKIIPLVLGSTLPQHILQLLQPGPKLNLGVAVEFAWCLHYIICSQVNNALLITQGALTTLGLLLLDLAAAVQRTEDAGLELVCGQLVCPVVRCLSNLLTEAAAETVGGPMHLQDERVLAALFILLQFFLHKQPSLLPEGLWLLNNLTANSPSFCTSLISLDLIEPLLHLLSVSNVVSVLADSLPSEPPGKPNYSVSMNIYCVSMFRQHQSSFQIVVK; from the exons ATGTGGCGCGGACGGCGGGGCCTCCTCAGGCCTTCAGGCTGCGGAGTGGAGGAGCTACGGTGCCGCCGGCGGGAGCGGGAGGCAG CACTGCGGAAGGCGCGGAGGGAGCAGCAGCTGGTCAGCAAGAGGCTGCTGAGAGACGAAGCTACGGAGGAAGCCGAAGGGGGACGTGTGGTCGTGATCCTCGGAGAAGCCCAG ATCCAGGAGTTCCTGCGGTTGGCCCAGCGGGGGAtagaggaaaaagagagggagagggctcTGGTCAGCCTTCGTCGAGGGTTGCAGCACCCTGAGACACAACAGACCTTCATCAG GCTGGAGGGCAGCATTCGGACCCTGGTTGGGCTCCTGACCAGCAACAAGGCCCTGCTGCAGCTTGAGGCGGCTCGGTGCCTTCATGAGCTCTCTCACTCTGAGCAGTCTGCGGTGGCTGAGGCCTGCCTGCCAGCCACTTCCTACCTTCTCACCTACCTCTCCGGTCACAGCTCAGACTTTATA GAGCTCTGTCTGTATACCCTGGGTAACCTGATTGTGGAGAGTGAGGCTGTGAGAAGGCAGCTTCTACCTCAGGGCATTGTTCCGGCCTTGGCTGCCTGCATCCAG TCTCCCCATCTGACTGTGCTGGAAGCCCTTGGATATGCCTTGTCCCAGCTTCTGCAGGCTAAGGAAGCTCCAGAGAAGATTATCCC CTTGGTCCTGGGCTCTACTCTTCCCCAGCACATACTGCAACTGTTACAACCTGGCCCAAAGCTGAACCTTGGGGTAGCCGTGGAGTTTGCCTGGTGCCTTCACTACATCATCTGCAG CCAGGTCAACAATGCCCTGCTCATCACCCAGGGGGCTCTAACCACCCTGGGGCTGCTGCTGTTGGACTTGGCTGCGGCTGTCCAGAGAACTGAGGATGCAGGACTGGAGCTGGTATGTGGACAG CTGGTATGCCCTGTTGTTCGGTGTCTAAGCAACTTGCTGACAGAGGCAGCAGCAGAGACTGTGGGAGGGCCAATGCATCTCCAAGATGAGCGTGTTCTGGCAGCCTTATTTATCCTTCTGCAGTTCTTTCTCCACAAACAGCCCAGCCTGCTTCCTGAGGGCCTCTGGCTCCTTAACAACCTCACTG CAAACAGTCCTAGTTTCTGTACCTCCTTGATCTCCCTGGATCTGATTGAGCCCCTCTTGCACTTGTTGTCAGTGTCTAATGTGGTGAGCGTATTG gcagactctttaccgtctgagccaccagggaagcccaattattcaGTAAGTATGAATATTTATTGTGTCTCTATGTTCAGGCAACATCAGAGtagttttcaaattgtggtaaaATGA
- the TMCO6 gene encoding transmembrane and coiled-coil domain-containing protein 6 isoform X2, which yields MWRGRRGLLRPSGCGVEELRCRRREREAALRKARREQQLVSKRLLRDEATEEAEGGRVVVILGEAQIQEFLRLAQRGIEEKERERALVSLRRGLQHPETQQTFIRLEGSIRTLVGLLTSNKALLQLEAARCLHELSHSEQSAVAEACLPATSYLLTYLSGHSSDFIELCLYTLGNLIVESEAVRRQLLPQGIVPALAACIQSPHLTVLEALGYALSQLLQAKEAPEKIIPLVLGSTLPQHILQLLQPGPKLNLGVAVEFAWCLHYIICSQVNNALLITQGALTTLGLLLLDLAAAVQRTEDAGLELLVCPVVRCLSNLLTEAAAETVGGPMHLQDERVLAALFILLQFFLHKQPSLLPEGLWLLNNLTANSPSFCTSLISLDLIEPLLHLLSVSNVVSVLVLTVLCNVAEKGPAYCQHLWPGLLLPTLLDTLALSDTEVVGQSVELLQLLFLYQPGAAQAFLQQSGLQALQRHEEVAQLQDRVHALQQTALHG from the exons ATGTGGCGCGGACGGCGGGGCCTCCTCAGGCCTTCAGGCTGCGGAGTGGAGGAGCTACGGTGCCGCCGGCGGGAGCGGGAGGCAG CACTGCGGAAGGCGCGGAGGGAGCAGCAGCTGGTCAGCAAGAGGCTGCTGAGAGACGAAGCTACGGAGGAAGCCGAAGGGGGACGTGTGGTCGTGATCCTCGGAGAAGCCCAG ATCCAGGAGTTCCTGCGGTTGGCCCAGCGGGGGAtagaggaaaaagagagggagagggctcTGGTCAGCCTTCGTCGAGGGTTGCAGCACCCTGAGACACAACAGACCTTCATCAG GCTGGAGGGCAGCATTCGGACCCTGGTTGGGCTCCTGACCAGCAACAAGGCCCTGCTGCAGCTTGAGGCGGCTCGGTGCCTTCATGAGCTCTCTCACTCTGAGCAGTCTGCGGTGGCTGAGGCCTGCCTGCCAGCCACTTCCTACCTTCTCACCTACCTCTCCGGTCACAGCTCAGACTTTATA GAGCTCTGTCTGTATACCCTGGGTAACCTGATTGTGGAGAGTGAGGCTGTGAGAAGGCAGCTTCTACCTCAGGGCATTGTTCCGGCCTTGGCTGCCTGCATCCAG TCTCCCCATCTGACTGTGCTGGAAGCCCTTGGATATGCCTTGTCCCAGCTTCTGCAGGCTAAGGAAGCTCCAGAGAAGATTATCCC CTTGGTCCTGGGCTCTACTCTTCCCCAGCACATACTGCAACTGTTACAACCTGGCCCAAAGCTGAACCTTGGGGTAGCCGTGGAGTTTGCCTGGTGCCTTCACTACATCATCTGCAG CCAGGTCAACAATGCCCTGCTCATCACCCAGGGGGCTCTAACCACCCTGGGGCTGCTGCTGTTGGACTTGGCTGCGGCTGTCCAGAGAACTGAGGATGCAGGACTGGAGCTG CTGGTATGCCCTGTTGTTCGGTGTCTAAGCAACTTGCTGACAGAGGCAGCAGCAGAGACTGTGGGAGGGCCAATGCATCTCCAAGATGAGCGTGTTCTGGCAGCCTTATTTATCCTTCTGCAGTTCTTTCTCCACAAACAGCCCAGCCTGCTTCCTGAGGGCCTCTGGCTCCTTAACAACCTCACTG CAAACAGTCCTAGTTTCTGTACCTCCTTGATCTCCCTGGATCTGATTGAGCCCCTCTTGCACTTGTTGTCAGTGTCTAATGTGGTGAGCGTATTG GTGCTCACAGTTCTGTGCAACGTTGCAGAGAAAGGTCCCGCTTACTGTCAGCATTTATGGCCAGGGCTCCTGCTCCCCACCTTGCTGGACACACTGGCCCTCTCTGACACTGAAGTAGTAGGCCAGAGTGtggagctgctgcagctgctgttcCTCTATCAGCCAGGG GCTGCCCAGGCCTTCTTGCAGCAGTCAGGGCTGCAGGCCTTACAAAGGCATGAGGAGGTGGCACAGCTCCAGGATCGCGTGCATGCTCTCCAGCAGACAGCTCTTCATGGGTGA
- the NDUFA2 gene encoding NADH dehydrogenase [ubiquinone] 1 alpha subcomplex subunit 2 isoform X3: MAAAAAIRGVRGKLGLREIRIHLCQRSPGSQGVRDFIEKRYVELKKANPDLPILIRECSDVQPKLWARYGERGTQGTRDPGGGTKHLAKRRMCL, encoded by the exons ATGGCGGCGGCTGCAGCGATTCGCGGAGTCAGAGGCAAACTGGGCCTTCGTGAAATTCGTATCCATTTGTGCCAGCGCTCGCCCGGCAGCCAGGGCGTCAG GGACTTCATTGAGAAACGCTATGTGGAGCTGAAGAAAGCGAATCCCGACCTGCCCATCCTAATCCGCGAGTGCTCCGATGTGCAGCCCAAGCTCTGGGCCCGCTACGGTGAGCGCGGGACGCAGGGAACCAGAGACCCCGGAGGGGGAACAAAG CATTTGGCCAAGAGAAGAATGTGTCTCTGA
- the NDUFA2 gene encoding NADH dehydrogenase [ubiquinone] 1 alpha subcomplex subunit 2 isoform X2, which yields MAAAAAIRGVRGKLGLREIRIHLCQRSPGSQGVRDFIEKRYVELKKANPDLPILIRECSDVQPKLWARYAFGQEKNVSLNNFSADQVTRALENVLSSKA from the exons ATGGCGGCGGCTGCAGCGATTCGCGGAGTCAGAGGCAAACTGGGCCTTCGTGAAATTCGTATCCATTTGTGCCAGCGCTCGCCCGGCAGCCAGGGCGTCAG GGACTTCATTGAGAAACGCTATGTGGAGCTGAAGAAAGCGAATCCCGACCTGCCCATCCTAATCCGCGAGTGCTCCGATGTGCAGCCCAAGCTCTGGGCCCGCTACG CATTTGGCCAAGAGAAGAATGTGTCTCTGAACAACTTCAGTGCTGATCAGGTAACTAGAGCCCTGGAGAATGTGCTAAGTAGCAAAGCCTGA
- the TMCO6 gene encoding transmembrane and coiled-coil domain-containing protein 6 isoform X1, with protein MWRGRRGLLRPSGCGVEELRCRRREREAALRKARREQQLVSKRLLRDEATEEAEGGRVVVILGEAQIQEFLRLAQRGIEEKERERALVSLRRGLQHPETQQTFIRLEGSIRTLVGLLTSNKALLQLEAARCLHELSHSEQSAVAEACLPATSYLLTYLSGHSSDFIELCLYTLGNLIVESEAVRRQLLPQGIVPALAACIQSPHLTVLEALGYALSQLLQAKEAPEKIIPLVLGSTLPQHILQLLQPGPKLNLGVAVEFAWCLHYIICSQVNNALLITQGALTTLGLLLLDLAAAVQRTEDAGLELVCGQLVCPVVRCLSNLLTEAAAETVGGPMHLQDERVLAALFILLQFFLHKQPSLLPEGLWLLNNLTANSPSFCTSLISLDLIEPLLHLLSVSNVVSVLVLTVLCNVAEKGPAYCQHLWPGLLLPTLLDTLALSDTEVVGQSVELLQLLFLYQPGAAQAFLQQSGLQALQRHEEVAQLQDRVHALQQTALHG; from the exons ATGTGGCGCGGACGGCGGGGCCTCCTCAGGCCTTCAGGCTGCGGAGTGGAGGAGCTACGGTGCCGCCGGCGGGAGCGGGAGGCAG CACTGCGGAAGGCGCGGAGGGAGCAGCAGCTGGTCAGCAAGAGGCTGCTGAGAGACGAAGCTACGGAGGAAGCCGAAGGGGGACGTGTGGTCGTGATCCTCGGAGAAGCCCAG ATCCAGGAGTTCCTGCGGTTGGCCCAGCGGGGGAtagaggaaaaagagagggagagggctcTGGTCAGCCTTCGTCGAGGGTTGCAGCACCCTGAGACACAACAGACCTTCATCAG GCTGGAGGGCAGCATTCGGACCCTGGTTGGGCTCCTGACCAGCAACAAGGCCCTGCTGCAGCTTGAGGCGGCTCGGTGCCTTCATGAGCTCTCTCACTCTGAGCAGTCTGCGGTGGCTGAGGCCTGCCTGCCAGCCACTTCCTACCTTCTCACCTACCTCTCCGGTCACAGCTCAGACTTTATA GAGCTCTGTCTGTATACCCTGGGTAACCTGATTGTGGAGAGTGAGGCTGTGAGAAGGCAGCTTCTACCTCAGGGCATTGTTCCGGCCTTGGCTGCCTGCATCCAG TCTCCCCATCTGACTGTGCTGGAAGCCCTTGGATATGCCTTGTCCCAGCTTCTGCAGGCTAAGGAAGCTCCAGAGAAGATTATCCC CTTGGTCCTGGGCTCTACTCTTCCCCAGCACATACTGCAACTGTTACAACCTGGCCCAAAGCTGAACCTTGGGGTAGCCGTGGAGTTTGCCTGGTGCCTTCACTACATCATCTGCAG CCAGGTCAACAATGCCCTGCTCATCACCCAGGGGGCTCTAACCACCCTGGGGCTGCTGCTGTTGGACTTGGCTGCGGCTGTCCAGAGAACTGAGGATGCAGGACTGGAGCTGGTATGTGGACAG CTGGTATGCCCTGTTGTTCGGTGTCTAAGCAACTTGCTGACAGAGGCAGCAGCAGAGACTGTGGGAGGGCCAATGCATCTCCAAGATGAGCGTGTTCTGGCAGCCTTATTTATCCTTCTGCAGTTCTTTCTCCACAAACAGCCCAGCCTGCTTCCTGAGGGCCTCTGGCTCCTTAACAACCTCACTG CAAACAGTCCTAGTTTCTGTACCTCCTTGATCTCCCTGGATCTGATTGAGCCCCTCTTGCACTTGTTGTCAGTGTCTAATGTGGTGAGCGTATTG GTGCTCACAGTTCTGTGCAACGTTGCAGAGAAAGGTCCCGCTTACTGTCAGCATTTATGGCCAGGGCTCCTGCTCCCCACCTTGCTGGACACACTGGCCCTCTCTGACACTGAAGTAGTAGGCCAGAGTGtggagctgctgcagctgctgttcCTCTATCAGCCAGGG GCTGCCCAGGCCTTCTTGCAGCAGTCAGGGCTGCAGGCCTTACAAAGGCATGAGGAGGTGGCACAGCTCCAGGATCGCGTGCATGCTCTCCAGCAGACAGCTCTTCATGGGTGA
- the CD14 gene encoding monocyte differentiation antigen CD14 precursor, whose product MVCVPCLLLLLLPPLLRVSADTTEPCELDDDDFRCVCNFTDPKPDWSSAVQCMVAVEVEIRGGGHSLDQFLKGVNTDPKQYADTIKALRVRRLKLGAAQVPAQLLVAVLRALGYSRLKELTLEDLEVTGPTPPTPLEATGPALTTLSLRNVSWATGGAWLGELQQWLKPGLRALNIAQAHSLAFPCAGLSTFEALTTLDLSDNPSLGDSGLMAALCPNKFPALQYLALRNAGMETPSGVCAALAAARVQPQSLDLSHNSLRVTAPGATRCVWPSALSSLNLSFAGLEQVPKGLPTKLSVLDLSCNKLSREPRREELPEVNVLTLDGNPFLDPGALKHQDDPMISGVVPACARSALTMGVSGTLALLQGARGFA is encoded by the exons ATG GTGTGCGtgccctgcctgctgctgctgctgctgccgccactgCTGCGTGTGTCTGCGGACACGACAGAGCCCTGCGAGCTGGACGACGACGATTTCCGCTGTGTCTGCAACTTCACGGATCCGAAGCCTGACTGGTCTAGCGCCGTTCAGTGTATGGTTGCCGTCGAGGTGGAGATCCGTGGCGGCGGCCACAGCCTGGACCAGTTTCTCAAGGGAGTCAACACCGACCCGAAGCAGTATGCTGACACAATCAAGGCTCTGCGCGTTCGGCGACTCAAGCTGGGCGCTGCACAGGTTCCTGCTCAGCTTCTGGTCGCCGTTCTGCGCGCGCTCGGGTACTCTCGTCTCAAGGAATTGACGCTTGAGGACCTGGAGGTAACTGGCCCAACGCCCCCGACGCCTCTGGAAGCCACTGGGCCTGCGCTCACCACCCTCAGTCTCCGTAACGTGTCGTGGGCAACAGGAGGTGCCTGGCTCGGCGAACTGCAGCAGTGGCTCAAGCCTGGGCTCAGGGCCCTGAACATTGCCCAAGCACACTCGCTTGCCTTTCCGTGCGCAGGGCTCTCCACCTTCGAGGCGCTCACCACCCTAGACCTGTCTGACAATCCCAGTCTCGGCGACAGCGGGCTGATGGCGGCTCTCTGTCCGAACAAGTTCCCGGCCCTCCAATATCTAGCACTACGCAACGCGGGGATGGAGACGCCGAGCGGCGTGTGCGCGGCGCTGGCGGCAGCGAGGGTGCAGCCCCAAAGCCTGGACCTCAGCCACAACTCGCTGCGCGTCACCGCCCCGGGCGCTACCCGATGTGTCTGGCCCAGTGCACTAAGCTCTCTCAATTTGTCGTTCGCTGGGCTGGAGCAAGTGCCTAAAGGACTGCCGACCAAGCTCAGCGTGCTTGATCTCAGCTGCAACAAGCTAAGCAGGGAGCCGCGGCGAGAAGAGCTGCCAGAGGTAAATGTCCTGACTCTGGACGGAAATCCCTTTCTGGACCCTGGAGCCCTCAAGCACCAAGACGACCCGATGATCTCCGGCGTGGTCCCAGCCTGTGCGCGTTCGGCCTTGACCATGGGGGTATCAGGAACCCTGGCGCTGCTTCAAGGAGCCCGAGGCTTCGCGTAA
- the NDUFA2 gene encoding NADH dehydrogenase [ubiquinone] 1 alpha subcomplex subunit 2 isoform X1 — MAAAAAIRGVRGKLGLREIRIHLCQRSPGSQGVRDFIEKRYVELKKANPDLPILIRECSDVQPKLWARYGERGTQGTRDPGGGTKVRKEKELPKVTQKPTQGLGLRLQLCY, encoded by the exons ATGGCGGCGGCTGCAGCGATTCGCGGAGTCAGAGGCAAACTGGGCCTTCGTGAAATTCGTATCCATTTGTGCCAGCGCTCGCCCGGCAGCCAGGGCGTCAG GGACTTCATTGAGAAACGCTATGTGGAGCTGAAGAAAGCGAATCCCGACCTGCCCATCCTAATCCGCGAGTGCTCCGATGTGCAGCCCAAGCTCTGGGCCCGCTACGGTGAGCGCGGGACGCAGGGAACCAGAGACCCCGGAGGGGGAACAAAGGTTCGAAAAGAGAAAgagctgcccaaggtcacacagaaacCTACACAGGGACTGGGACTCAGACTTCAGCTTTGCTATTGA
- the TMCO6 gene encoding transmembrane and coiled-coil domain-containing protein 6 isoform X3, which yields MWRGRRGLLRPSGCGVEELRCRRREREAALRKARREQQLVSKRLLRDEATEEAEGGRVVVILGEAQIQEFLRLAQRGIEEKERERALVSLRRGLQHPETQQTFIRLEGSIRTLVGLLTSNKALLQLEAARCLHELSHSEQSAVAEACLPATSYLLTYLSGHSSDFIELCLYTLGNLIVESEAVRRQLLPQGIVPALAACIQLGPGLYSSPAHTATVTTWPKAEPWGSRGVCLVPSLHHLQVNNALLITQGALTTLGLLLLDLAAAVQRTEDAGLELVCGQLVCPVVRCLSNLLTEAAAETVGGPMHLQDERVLAALFILLQFFLHKQPSLLPEGLWLLNNLTANSPSFCTSLISLDLIEPLLHLLSVSNVVSVLVLTVLCNVAEKGPAYCQHLWPGLLLPTLLDTLALSDTEVVGQSVELLQLLFLYQPGAAQAFLQQSGLQALQRHEEVAQLQDRVHALQQTALHG from the exons ATGTGGCGCGGACGGCGGGGCCTCCTCAGGCCTTCAGGCTGCGGAGTGGAGGAGCTACGGTGCCGCCGGCGGGAGCGGGAGGCAG CACTGCGGAAGGCGCGGAGGGAGCAGCAGCTGGTCAGCAAGAGGCTGCTGAGAGACGAAGCTACGGAGGAAGCCGAAGGGGGACGTGTGGTCGTGATCCTCGGAGAAGCCCAG ATCCAGGAGTTCCTGCGGTTGGCCCAGCGGGGGAtagaggaaaaagagagggagagggctcTGGTCAGCCTTCGTCGAGGGTTGCAGCACCCTGAGACACAACAGACCTTCATCAG GCTGGAGGGCAGCATTCGGACCCTGGTTGGGCTCCTGACCAGCAACAAGGCCCTGCTGCAGCTTGAGGCGGCTCGGTGCCTTCATGAGCTCTCTCACTCTGAGCAGTCTGCGGTGGCTGAGGCCTGCCTGCCAGCCACTTCCTACCTTCTCACCTACCTCTCCGGTCACAGCTCAGACTTTATA GAGCTCTGTCTGTATACCCTGGGTAACCTGATTGTGGAGAGTGAGGCTGTGAGAAGGCAGCTTCTACCTCAGGGCATTGTTCCGGCCTTGGCTGCCTGCATCCAG CTTGGTCCTGGGCTCTACTCTTCCCCAGCACATACTGCAACTGTTACAACCTGGCCCAAAGCTGAACCTTGGGGTAGCCGTGGAGTTTGCCTGGTGCCTTCACTACATCATCTGCAG GTCAACAATGCCCTGCTCATCACCCAGGGGGCTCTAACCACCCTGGGGCTGCTGCTGTTGGACTTGGCTGCGGCTGTCCAGAGAACTGAGGATGCAGGACTGGAGCTGGTATGTGGACAG CTGGTATGCCCTGTTGTTCGGTGTCTAAGCAACTTGCTGACAGAGGCAGCAGCAGAGACTGTGGGAGGGCCAATGCATCTCCAAGATGAGCGTGTTCTGGCAGCCTTATTTATCCTTCTGCAGTTCTTTCTCCACAAACAGCCCAGCCTGCTTCCTGAGGGCCTCTGGCTCCTTAACAACCTCACTG CAAACAGTCCTAGTTTCTGTACCTCCTTGATCTCCCTGGATCTGATTGAGCCCCTCTTGCACTTGTTGTCAGTGTCTAATGTGGTGAGCGTATTG GTGCTCACAGTTCTGTGCAACGTTGCAGAGAAAGGTCCCGCTTACTGTCAGCATTTATGGCCAGGGCTCCTGCTCCCCACCTTGCTGGACACACTGGCCCTCTCTGACACTGAAGTAGTAGGCCAGAGTGtggagctgctgcagctgctgttcCTCTATCAGCCAGGG GCTGCCCAGGCCTTCTTGCAGCAGTCAGGGCTGCAGGCCTTACAAAGGCATGAGGAGGTGGCACAGCTCCAGGATCGCGTGCATGCTCTCCAGCAGACAGCTCTTCATGGGTGA